The following nucleotide sequence is from Corynebacterium hindlerae.
GTAGAGCCACCCGCGGAGAACAGGGCAATATCGATTCCCTTAAGGGACTCCTCAGTCACCAGAGCGAGATCCCCAACAGTGATGTCTTTCCCGCGGAACGGGAGGGTGGAGCCGGCCGAACGAGCGGACGCGAAAAAACGCACCTCGTCGGCTGGGAAATTACGCTCTTCGAGAAGAGTGCGCATCACGCGACCAACCTGGCCGGTAGCGCCAACAACTGCGACAGTGGTCATGAGGGATCCTTTCTAGGGGTGGTCGAATTTGTGGTTCCGATTGACCAGAACAGGGGTAGTTTTTGGTCAATTGGAGCACTAAATTCAACGTTGTTATCTACCGGTACCTGCGTAGACGGTGGCTTCTTCCTCGCCGCCAAGCTCAAAGGCGTCGTGGAGGGCGCGGGCGGCTTCTGGGAGTTCGGATTCGCGAGTGAGGACGGAGATGCGGATCTCGGAGGTGGAGATCAGCTCCATGTTGATACCTTTGTCGCGCAGGGCCTCACAGAACGTGGCTGTGACGCCTGGGTGGGACTTCATGCCCGCGCCGACGAGGGAGATTTTGCCGACCTGGTCGTCGTAAAGCACGTTCTCCCAGCCTTCTTTCACCTGCAGGGCCTTGAGGATTTCCATGGCGCGGGGTCCGTCGGCGCGTGGGCAGGTGAAGGTGATGTCGGTCTTGCCGTCCTCGAGGGAGGAGACGTTTTGCAGCACCATGTCGATGTTGATTTCTGCATCCGCGATAGCGCGGAACACGGTGGCGGCAGCCCCTGGGGAGTCAGGGATGCCGAGGACGGTGATCTTCGCCTCAGAGTTGTCGGTGGCGACGCCGGTCAGGATTGCTTCTTCCACTGGGATATCCTCCATAGATCCGGCAATGAGAGTGCCGGGGTCATTGCTGTACGACGAACGAACGCGCATCGGTACGCCAAATGCTCGGGCGTACTCAACACTGCGCAGAACAAGAATCTTGGAGCCAACAGCGGCCAGCTCCAGCATTTCCTCGAAGCTGAGCTGCTTCAGCTTCTGGGCGTTAGGAACGATGCGCGGGTCAGCGGTGTACACGCCATCGACGTCGGAGTAGATCTCGCAGACGTCGGCCCCCAGCGCAGCAGCCAGCGCCACCGCAGTGGTATCGGAACCGCCACGCCCCAGGGTGGTCACGTCCTTAGACTCGCGGTTGACCCCCTGAAAACCGGCGACGAGGCAGATTTTGCCCTCATCTAGGGCCTCCTGAACACGACCGGGGGTGACATCCACGATGCGCGCATTACCGTGACGCTCGGTCGTGATCACGCCGGCCTGGGAACCGGTGAAGGACTGTGCCTTCGCACCGAAGGACTCAATAGCCATCGCCACGAGCGCGTTAGAGATGCGCTCCCCGGCGGTCAGCAACATGTCCATTTCGCGCGCCGGAGGAACTGGATTCACCTGAGACGCAAGATCTAGCAGGTCATCGGTGGTATCACCCATTGCTGAGCATACCACAACCACATCATTGCCAGCCTTCTTGGTAGCGACAATCCGTTCCGCCACCGCCCGGATCCGTTCCGCGGACTCCAGCGAAGAGCCACCATACTTTTGCACGATGAGTGCCATTCGTCGCCACCTTTCTTTTTCGCTGCAACCATATTACCGCCAACCTAACATTAAGGTAAACTTACCCATGTTAAGTTTTATTGCACCGGGGTGGGCGGGGGTGTTCCGGTACCCTAGACACGTGCATTCTTACGTTTTGGCGGTGCTGTTCGCGCTCGCATCGGCCCTCACCATCGCGTGGGGAACCGTTGTGCGCCACCGCATCGCCGAAGCGGCCCCTACAGGAGGCAACGCCGCCATCCTCTCCGCAATGAAACGACCCCTTTGGTGGGCAGGCATGTCGACGGCCATCATCGCCTACCTCCTCCAAGTCGTCGCCCTAGGATTCGGCCCCCTCCTCATCGTCCAGCCCATCTTGGTTATGTCCCTCATGTTCACTCTCCCGCTCTCCGCGCGTTACGACGGCCGGCGCATCACAATCTCGGAAATGACCTGGGCCTCAGTGCTCACCATCGCAGT
It contains:
- a CDS encoding aspartate kinase: MALIVQKYGGSSLESAERIRAVAERIVATKKAGNDVVVVCSAMGDTTDDLLDLASQVNPVPPAREMDMLLTAGERISNALVAMAIESFGAKAQSFTGSQAGVITTERHGNARIVDVTPGRVQEALDEGKICLVAGFQGVNRESKDVTTLGRGGSDTTAVALAAALGADVCEIYSDVDGVYTADPRIVPNAQKLKQLSFEEMLELAAVGSKILVLRSVEYARAFGVPMRVRSSYSNDPGTLIAGSMEDIPVEEAILTGVATDNSEAKITVLGIPDSPGAAATVFRAIADAEINIDMVLQNVSSLEDGKTDITFTCPRADGPRAMEILKALQVKEGWENVLYDDQVGKISLVGAGMKSHPGVTATFCEALRDKGINMELISTSEIRISVLTRESELPEAARALHDAFELGGEEEATVYAGTGR